A single window of Nitrospirota bacterium DNA harbors:
- a CDS encoding GntR family transcriptional regulator yields the protein MADIGRLNELRVVKEVDFGVYLDGKDLGEILLPLRYVPENCKVDDMLEVFIYLDSEDRIIATTEKPFAMVNDFALLKVVAVNSAGAFLDWGLPKDLLVPYSEQRPVMKEGESYVVRIYLDLNSNRLAASSKLDKFLNDDSGDLKPGQEVELLICEQTGLGWKAIVNNSHWGVLYDNEIFQPLNKGQRIKGFIKKIRDDKKIDLCLQKPGYEKVDDISETIIAALKEQGGFIPVTDKSSPEIIYKLFGISKKTYKKAIGAIYKKKLITIENDGIKLVNKGKMK from the coding sequence ATGGCTGATATAGGACGATTAAACGAACTGAGGGTGGTCAAGGAAGTTGATTTCGGTGTTTATCTTGACGGCAAGGATCTGGGCGAGATACTTTTGCCGCTCAGGTATGTGCCTGAAAACTGTAAAGTTGATGATATGCTGGAGGTCTTCATATACCTTGATTCTGAAGACCGTATTATCGCCACTACGGAAAAGCCTTTTGCCATGGTCAATGACTTTGCCTTGCTGAAGGTCGTAGCTGTTAATTCTGCAGGCGCATTTCTTGACTGGGGACTGCCAAAGGATCTGCTGGTGCCTTACAGTGAGCAGAGGCCGGTCATGAAAGAAGGAGAATCGTATGTGGTCAGGATCTATCTCGACCTTAACAGCAACCGTTTGGCAGCATCCTCTAAACTCGACAAGTTTCTCAACGACGACTCGGGCGACTTGAAACCGGGGCAGGAAGTGGAATTGCTGATATGCGAGCAGACCGGCCTCGGCTGGAAAGCCATTGTTAATAATTCACATTGGGGTGTGCTTTATGATAACGAGATATTCCAGCCGTTAAATAAAGGGCAGAGAATAAAAGGTTTCATCAAGAAGATAAGGGATGATAAAAAAATAGACCTCTGCCTGCAGAAACCCGGATATGAAAAAGTCGATGACATATCAGAGACGATCATCGCCGCGCTGAAAGAACAGGGAGGATTCATTCCTGTCACAGATAAAAGCTCGCCGGAGATCATTTATAAATTGTTCGGCATAAGCAAGAAGACTTACAAAAAAGCGATAGGCGCAATTTACAAGAAGAAACTTATTACCATTGAGAATGACGGCATTAAGCTGGTAAATAAAGGCAAGATGAAATGA
- a CDS encoding VOC family protein: protein MLNYRGINHVALATGDMDRTISFWRDLLGMRLIAGLGDGGNRQYFFEISKNVMAAFFEWKGVEPAPDKDPGRPVKGPFVFDHLCIEVTDENELWKLKERLEAADFWVSEVIDNGFIHSIFTTDPNNIQLEFACRVEGVDLSKNPRIVDTHPSAVTLEGVDPQSDKWPSENKDTPESERKIYPGELKKLVE, encoded by the coding sequence ATGCTGAATTACCGCGGGATAAACCATGTAGCTTTGGCGACAGGGGATATGGACAGAACCATAAGCTTCTGGCGGGACCTTCTTGGCATGAGGCTTATAGCCGGCCTTGGAGATGGCGGCAACAGGCAGTATTTCTTTGAGATATCAAAGAATGTGATGGCAGCCTTCTTTGAATGGAAAGGAGTGGAACCTGCTCCTGACAAGGATCCCGGAAGGCCTGTGAAAGGCCCGTTCGTCTTTGACCATCTATGCATAGAAGTAACAGATGAGAATGAGCTCTGGAAGCTGAAGGAGAGGCTTGAGGCTGCGGACTTCTGGGTGTCCGAGGTCATTGACAACGGTTTTATACATTCAATATTTACAACCGACCCTAACAACATACAGCTTGAGTTCGCCTGCAGGGTTGAAGGCGTTGACCTTTCAAAGAATCCGAGGATTGTAGATACTCACCCTTCAGCTGTCACGCTTGAGGGTGTTGATCCCCAGTCAGATAAATGGCCTTCAGAAAATAAAGATACGCCTGAGAGTGAGAGGAAGATATACCCCGGAGAGCTGAAGAAGCTGGTTGAGTGA
- a CDS encoding DsrE family protein has product MGKLTIGCFASLVGSMNLDFTVKLAGAALEKGHKVDLWLSGNATMLSIDKQRAFKDYSSLEKPLKELMAKGLKVTACEACAEARGYHKDNTLEGVDRKSMDWYLASTFDADRVLHIGGE; this is encoded by the coding sequence ATGGGAAAACTTACTATAGGATGTTTTGCATCACTGGTTGGTTCAATGAACCTTGATTTTACCGTTAAGCTTGCAGGCGCGGCTCTTGAGAAGGGGCATAAGGTTGACCTCTGGCTTTCCGGCAACGCCACAATGCTCTCAATCGATAAGCAGCGTGCATTCAAGGATTACTCTTCTCTGGAAAAACCCCTCAAAGAACTTATGGCAAAGGGCCTTAAGGTCACCGCATGTGAAGCATGCGCCGAGGCAAGGGGTTATCATAAGGACAATACGCTTGAAGGCGTTGATAGAAAAAGTATGGACTGGTATCTTGCAAGCACATTTGATGCTGACAGGGTCCTGCATATAGGAGGTGAGTAA
- a CDS encoding DUF2132 domain-containing protein, giving the protein MTDQQPNNPLHGITLEMILTRLVEHYGWDEMGKLIDIRCFNNDPSIKSSLKFLRKTPWARKKVEDLYLNWIYRMRSNEKHKE; this is encoded by the coding sequence ATGACAGACCAACAACCCAATAACCCCCTTCACGGCATCACCCTGGAGATGATCCTTACCCGGCTGGTAGAGCATTACGGATGGGATGAAATGGGGAAGCTCATTGACATCAGGTGTTTTAATAATGACCCGAGCATAAAGTCGAGCCTGAAATTTCTGAGAAAGACACCGTGGGCTAGAAAAAAGGTTGAAGACCTTTATCTGAATTGGATCTACAGGATGAGATCAAATGAGAAGCATAAGGAATAG
- a CDS encoding type II toxin-antitoxin system PemK/MazF family toxin, which yields MGIRQGDIFWIDLGEPHGSEPGYKHPHVIVQNNIFNLSRINTVVVCAVTSNLKLSKAPGNILLKKGEGSLKKESVVNISQIITIDKADLIEKIGRLSPARIKQIIDGIKLLIELREL from the coding sequence TTGGGAATCAGGCAGGGTGATATCTTCTGGATTGATCTGGGTGAACCTCATGGATCGGAGCCGGGATATAAGCACCCTCATGTTATCGTGCAAAACAACATATTTAATCTAAGCAGGATCAATACCGTTGTTGTTTGCGCTGTAACATCAAATCTCAAACTGTCAAAAGCACCGGGCAACATCCTTCTCAAAAAAGGAGAAGGCAGCCTGAAAAAAGAGAGTGTCGTCAATATATCGCAGATAATTACGATTGACAAAGCAGACCTTATTGAAAAGATCGGCAGGCTTTCACCGGCAAGAATTAAACAAATAATCGACGGCATCAAACTCCTGATAGAGCTGCGGGAACTCTAA
- a CDS encoding 4Fe-4S binding protein, producing MYVVTVDKAKCDGCEECANLCPSEVFEMQNGKSEPVNADECVFCLTCVEGCPNGAITVVEM from the coding sequence ATGTATGTAGTCACTGTTGATAAAGCAAAATGTGATGGTTGTGAAGAGTGCGCCAATCTCTGTCCTTCAGAGGTATTTGAGATGCAGAACGGCAAGTCTGAGCCGGTTAACGCTGATGAGTGCGTATTTTGTCTGACATGCGTTGAGGGATGCCCCAACGGAGCTATCACTGTAGTAGAGATGTAA
- a CDS encoding DsrE family protein: MATTNLGFIVQRPPYKSENPKLALTHAIASQSVEVYLEDGDIVTCDIAFVGDGVLNCLKDQKAADIYGLTSTETQVKMALLLDINVLICKEDLDRFGLSEDDIVIDAEEFGADIETKVVPYAEIAAMMEESKHLLFF; this comes from the coding sequence ATGGCGACTACTAATCTTGGGTTTATAGTTCAGAGGCCACCGTACAAAAGCGAGAATCCGAAGCTTGCCCTTACACACGCGATCGCAAGCCAGTCTGTTGAGGTATATCTTGAGGATGGTGACATCGTCACCTGCGACATCGCCTTTGTCGGCGACGGAGTTTTAAACTGCTTAAAAGACCAGAAGGCCGCTGACATTTACGGCCTGACCAGCACTGAGACTCAGGTGAAGATGGCGCTGTTGCTTGATATCAATGTGCTTATCTGCAAGGAGGACCTTGACAGGTTCGGCCTTTCTGAGGATGATATAGTAATTGACGCAGAGGAGTTCGGGGCTGACATCGAGACCAAGGTAGTTCCTTATGCAGAAATAGCAGCAATGATGGAAGAATCTAAACATCTGCTTTTCTTTTAA
- the dsrH gene encoding sulfurtransferase complex subunit TusB, whose product MKLAVFVSDYRLTVDTLDRLTADKLGIILVGNGVYHASIKDKGKASSLLDKSAEFYALSEDLDSRGLGSKDIADNVKVVNYAGVVDLIFNDYEKLAWL is encoded by the coding sequence ATGAAGCTGGCAGTTTTTGTGAGTGATTACAGACTCACGGTTGATACCCTTGACAGGTTGACCGCAGACAAACTCGGCATCATTCTCGTCGGCAACGGCGTTTATCATGCCAGCATCAAGGACAAAGGCAAGGCTTCTTCTTTGCTCGACAAGTCCGCTGAATTTTATGCCCTTTCAGAGGATCTTGACTCAAGAGGCCTTGGCAGCAAGGATATCGCAGACAATGTAAAGGTCGTTAACTACGCCGGTGTGGTAGACCTTATCTTCAATGATTACGAAAAGTTAGCCTGGTTATAG
- the feoB gene encoding ferrous iron transport protein B, with translation MHDHCHTKKETTSGCPRIFLVGNPNVGKSAIFGLVTGRYVTVSNYPGTTVEVTKGEAVINKETFQIIDTPGVNSLVPMSEDEKVTRDILLEEEATSVIQVVDTKNIRRGLSLTLQLIEMGLPLVIALNMRDESSSRGIDVREDLLKERLGIKLVSTIAVQRKGIASLKKAALEPDVSHYRFSYDATIEEYISKIEPLLPESNISRRSIALMILSGDRTLKTWLFDNLSEDKINRLEELRDEASQKYSQQLSFIISSQRLAKVNEITDEVVIRTVPDRKGLAQYIGNITTHPVLGIPFLLLVMFLMYEFVGVFGAGVLVDWFEDVLFGKYLNPWALKIIMAVIPFTFVQELLIGPYGIITMALTYAIAIILPITATFFLAFSIMEDSGYLPRLAAMLNKVFRLMGLNGKAVLPMVLGLGCDTMATLTTRILDTPKERLIVIILLALGVPCSAQLGVILGMFGNLPVMAFIIWASVLILTIFFVGFLSAKLIPGERADFILELPPIRKPQLSNVLIKTLWRIEWYLKEAVPLFILGTLILFTADKLKIIPAIQKMASPLIVTVLGLPAEATESFIMGFLRRDYGAAGLFRLQKDGLLNAEQVVVSLVTITLFIPCIANLFMIIKERGVRTGLVIALFIFPFAIIVGGILHRVLMWLNIFG, from the coding sequence ATGCACGACCACTGTCATACAAAAAAAGAGACAACGAGCGGCTGCCCGAGGATATTTCTTGTAGGCAACCCGAATGTGGGCAAGAGCGCGATATTCGGCCTGGTCACAGGCAGGTATGTCACTGTCTCGAATTATCCAGGAACTACCGTTGAGGTGACAAAGGGCGAAGCGGTCATTAATAAGGAGACGTTCCAGATAATTGACACTCCGGGGGTAAACAGCCTTGTCCCGATGAGCGAGGATGAGAAGGTCACAAGGGACATCCTGCTTGAGGAAGAAGCAACCTCGGTAATCCAGGTTGTTGATACAAAGAATATCCGCAGGGGTCTCTCGCTCACGCTGCAGCTTATTGAGATGGGACTGCCGCTTGTCATAGCCCTGAATATGAGGGACGAGTCATCAAGCCGCGGGATAGATGTCAGGGAGGATCTGCTCAAGGAAAGGCTCGGCATCAAGCTTGTCTCAACCATCGCGGTTCAGAGGAAGGGGATAGCATCTTTAAAAAAGGCCGCTCTGGAGCCTGATGTCTCGCATTACAGGTTTTCGTATGACGCGACTATTGAGGAGTATATCTCAAAGATAGAGCCTCTTTTGCCTGAGTCGAACATATCAAGGCGTTCCATTGCGCTGATGATACTCTCCGGTGACAGGACCTTGAAGACCTGGCTCTTTGATAATCTCTCCGAAGATAAGATAAACAGGCTGGAAGAATTAAGGGATGAGGCATCGCAGAAATATTCGCAGCAGTTGAGCTTCATTATCAGCAGCCAGAGGCTTGCCAAGGTAAATGAGATCACAGATGAAGTGGTAATAAGGACAGTGCCGGACAGAAAGGGGCTGGCTCAATATATCGGCAATATAACAACGCATCCTGTGCTCGGGATACCCTTTCTCCTGCTGGTGATGTTTCTCATGTATGAGTTTGTAGGAGTTTTTGGCGCAGGCGTGCTTGTTGACTGGTTTGAGGATGTACTCTTCGGAAAATACCTGAACCCGTGGGCATTGAAGATCATCATGGCGGTTATCCCGTTTACTTTTGTACAGGAGCTTCTTATCGGGCCGTACGGCATCATCACGATGGCGCTCACTTACGCTATCGCGATAATACTTCCTATAACCGCGACCTTTTTTCTCGCTTTTTCAATTATGGAGGATTCAGGCTATCTCCCCCGCCTCGCAGCTATGCTGAACAAGGTCTTCAGGCTGATGGGGCTTAACGGAAAGGCGGTGCTGCCGATGGTGTTAGGGCTTGGCTGCGACACAATGGCAACACTTACGACAAGGATTCTGGACACGCCAAAGGAGAGGCTTATTGTCATAATACTGCTTGCGCTTGGAGTGCCGTGTTCAGCCCAGCTTGGCGTTATTCTCGGAATGTTCGGCAACCTGCCTGTCATGGCTTTTATTATCTGGGCTTCTGTCCTTATCCTGACGATATTTTTTGTCGGTTTTCTCTCTGCTAAGCTGATACCGGGCGAGAGGGCGGACTTTATTCTTGAGCTTCCGCCTATAAGAAAGCCGCAGCTTTCAAATGTCCTGATAAAGACGCTGTGGCGTATCGAATGGTATCTGAAGGAGGCTGTCCCGCTGTTTATTTTGGGGACATTAATACTCTTTACAGCAGACAAACTGAAGATAATTCCAGCTATTCAGAAGATGGCATCTCCTCTGATAGTCACTGTCCTTGGCCTTCCGGCTGAGGCGACAGAGTCATTCATAATGGGTTTTCTCAGGCGCGATTACGGCGCGGCAGGGCTCTTCAGACTCCAGAAAGATGGGCTTTTAAATGCCGAGCAGGTCGTTGTGAGCCTTGTTACCATAACACTTTTCATCCCGTGCATCGCGAACCTCTTCATGATCATAAAGGAGAGGGGCGTAAGGACAGGGCTGGTGATCGCTCTCTTCATCTTTCCGTTTGCAATAATAGTGGGCGGTATCCTTCACAGAGTGCTCATGTGGCTGAATATTTTTGGATAA
- a CDS encoding SET domain-containing protein, translating to MIHPDTELKFINHEIGYGVVATKFIPKGTITWSLDKLDRIFTPLEIIDMDEIYKNIISKYTFRDKCGNFILCWDNGRYVNHSFRSNCITTAYEFELAVRDIHAGEELTDDYGYLNVTEPFDCLPEKWSRRKRVNPDDPIYYHKNWDKKLRGAFKEFINVKQPLKELIDAEVYRKCLAISQGEARMDSVLTCYYPGSNNLIEDSSISIG from the coding sequence ATGATACATCCCGATACTGAGCTTAAATTCATTAATCACGAGATCGGCTACGGAGTGGTGGCTACAAAATTCATTCCAAAAGGAACCATAACATGGAGCCTGGATAAGCTGGACCGCATCTTCACCCCGTTGGAAATAATCGATATGGATGAGATATATAAAAACATCATCTCAAAATACACATTCCGCGATAAGTGCGGCAACTTTATTTTATGCTGGGACAACGGCAGGTATGTCAACCACAGCTTCAGATCCAATTGCATAACTACCGCATACGAGTTTGAGCTTGCGGTCAGGGATATTCACGCAGGTGAAGAACTGACCGATGATTACGGTTATCTCAATGTAACAGAGCCGTTCGATTGCCTGCCGGAAAAATGGAGCAGGCGGAAGCGCGTCAATCCTGATGATCCCATTTATTATCACAAGAACTGGGATAAGAAACTTCGAGGGGCATTCAAAGAATTCATAAATGTAAAGCAGCCGCTGAAGGAATTGATAGATGCCGAAGTCTATAGAAAATGCCTTGCGATATCACAGGGTGAAGCGAGAATGGATTCTGTGCTGACATGCTACTATCCCGGTTCTAACAACCTGATAGAAGATTCTTCCATCTCTATCGGCTGA
- a CDS encoding ribbon-helix-helix protein, CopG family, translated as MKTAISIPDTLFDELQEIAKKQHRSRSELFTVAVKEYLDRIKSQTLLSSLNEAYSEPEAPQDTALRQKSKKYYSRKLSKEPY; from the coding sequence ATGAAAACGGCCATATCCATCCCGGACACACTTTTTGATGAGCTTCAGGAAATAGCTAAAAAGCAGCATCGTTCCAGAAGCGAGCTTTTTACCGTTGCGGTCAAGGAATATCTTGATCGGATCAAATCCCAAACTCTTTTATCATCTCTCAATGAGGCCTATTCAGAACCGGAAGCTCCTCAGGATACCGCTTTAAGGCAAAAAAGCAAAAAATACTATTCCCGAAAATTGTCAAAGGAGCCCTACTGA
- a CDS encoding NYN domain-containing protein has translation MSSSSNTEKRLTVLIDADNAQASIIDGLLAEISKHGVASVKRIYGDWTKPLLKNWKDVLLQHAIQPIQQFSYTKGKNATDMAMVIDAMDLLYSNRFDGFCIVSSDSDFTRLASRVREAGLLVYGFGEKKTPQAFVSACDKFIYTEILTTASEPSKKMTPKNTTELKRDTRLANLFRGAVESAADDSGWANLATVGNKIVNQAPEFDSRNYGYAKLGELIDATQLFDIDVRTIGKEGHKVTYIKDKRK, from the coding sequence ATGTCATCCTCAAGCAATACCGAAAAACGGTTAACAGTCCTTATAGACGCAGACAACGCCCAGGCTTCCATTATTGACGGGCTTCTCGCGGAGATATCAAAGCACGGGGTCGCGAGCGTGAAACGCATATACGGCGACTGGACAAAACCGCTTCTCAAGAACTGGAAGGATGTGCTTCTTCAACACGCCATACAGCCGATACAGCAGTTCAGCTACACAAAGGGCAAGAACGCGACTGATATGGCGATGGTCATAGACGCGATGGACCTGCTCTACTCAAACCGCTTTGACGGCTTCTGTATCGTGTCAAGCGACAGCGACTTCACGAGGCTTGCGTCAAGAGTCAGGGAAGCGGGTTTGCTTGTATACGGATTCGGCGAGAAGAAGACTCCTCAGGCATTTGTCTCTGCATGCGACAAATTTATTTACACTGAGATATTAACAACTGCAAGCGAGCCGAGCAAAAAGATGACTCCTAAAAACACAACCGAGCTGAAGAGAGACACACGCCTGGCAAACCTCTTCAGGGGAGCTGTGGAATCGGCTGCCGATGATTCAGGATGGGCTAACCTGGCAACGGTCGGGAACAAGATAGTAAATCAGGCGCCTGAATTTGATTCAAGGAATTACGGTTATGCCAAGTTAGGCGAATTAATTGACGCCACGCAGCTGTTTGATATAGATGTCCGCACTATCGGGAAAGAAGGGCATAAGGTTACTTACATAAAAGACAAAAGAAAGTAA
- a CDS encoding sulfurtransferase TusA family protein: MADLKSQAPTQTLDVLGRVCPFPLVLTKKTIEKAEPGTLLKVLCDAPASAEDTIPKYCEKNNYPYELIKIEDKGYWEIYIKKS; the protein is encoded by the coding sequence ATGGCTGATTTAAAATCACAGGCACCAACTCAGACACTCGATGTTCTTGGAAGGGTATGTCCTTTCCCGCTCGTTCTGACCAAGAAGACTATCGAGAAGGCAGAGCCCGGCACGCTGCTTAAGGTTCTTTGCGACGCTCCGGCATCTGCTGAAGACACAATACCAAAGTATTGTGAGAAGAATAACTATCCTTATGAGCTCATCAAGATCGAGGACAAAGGCTACTGGGAGATCTACATCAAGAAATCCTGA
- the vanZ gene encoding VanZ family protein — protein sequence MKKLIQKNRQTALFFWLLTLGYMALIFFLSSVESPDIGDLPEFSDKAIHFFEYAVLSVLYYISFRKSGVISNILLLSIVLATCYGITDEYHQSYVAGRFAGIGDVAADFIGSAAGALSLKLIFKD from the coding sequence ATGAAAAAGCTGATTCAGAAGAACAGGCAAACAGCCCTCTTTTTCTGGCTGTTAACCCTGGGCTATATGGCGCTCATATTCTTTCTCTCATCTGTCGAATCTCCGGATATCGGGGACCTTCCGGAATTTTCGGACAAGGCCATCCATTTTTTTGAGTATGCCGTTCTTTCAGTGCTTTACTATATCTCTTTCAGGAAAAGCGGGGTCATTTCGAACATTTTACTGCTTTCGATCGTTCTTGCGACCTGTTACGGCATTACTGATGAATATCACCAGAGTTATGTGGCAGGAAGGTTTGCAGGAATCGGTGATGTGGCTGCCGATTTTATCGGGTCTGCCGCAGGCGCCCTGTCGCTTAAGCTGATATTTAAAGATTAA